The following are from one region of the Erwinia billingiae Eb661 genome:
- a CDS encoding DmpA family aminopeptidase: MDYRQAALDLLLQRWRETRRLGNPRGICGATNSLSDVPGVRVGHATLDEGERQTGVTAIVPPGDNLFTQPLPCGAAVLNGFAKPVGLVQIEELGVLQTPILLSNTLAVGTLFTTLVREAISHNPELGRSLPTVNPLALECNDGWLNDIQALAVTEQMAQQALESASAAFSRGSVGAGRGMSCFSMKGGIGTASRSLPTLNATLGVLVLANFGALTALTLDGVRVGEAIEPLLPELTPQRDAGSIIIIMATDAPLDARQLKRIAKRAGAGLGRLGSYWGHGSGDIAVAFSTHRVPQPPEESALEPLLSAAADATEHAVLDALLSAEAVTGFRGHHRPALSELLDRLAAGPDA; encoded by the coding sequence ATGGACTATCGTCAGGCCGCGCTCGACCTGTTATTGCAGCGCTGGCGAGAGACGCGCCGGTTAGGCAATCCTCGCGGCATCTGTGGTGCCACCAACAGCCTGAGCGATGTGCCGGGCGTTCGGGTCGGGCACGCCACGCTGGACGAGGGCGAACGCCAGACCGGGGTGACGGCGATTGTGCCGCCGGGCGACAACCTGTTTACCCAGCCGTTACCCTGCGGTGCGGCGGTGTTAAACGGCTTCGCCAAGCCGGTCGGGCTGGTACAGATTGAAGAGCTGGGCGTGCTGCAAACGCCGATCCTGCTGAGCAACACGCTGGCGGTGGGCACGCTGTTTACCACCCTGGTGCGCGAGGCGATTAGCCATAATCCGGAGCTGGGGCGCTCGCTGCCGACGGTGAATCCGCTGGCGCTGGAGTGCAACGATGGCTGGCTGAATGACATTCAGGCGCTGGCGGTGACCGAACAGATGGCGCAGCAGGCGTTGGAGTCTGCCTCCGCTGCGTTTTCCCGTGGCAGCGTCGGTGCCGGGCGCGGCATGAGCTGCTTTAGCATGAAGGGCGGCATTGGCACCGCCTCACGCAGCCTCCCGACACTGAATGCCACGCTGGGTGTGCTGGTGCTGGCCAACTTTGGCGCCTTAACTGCGCTGACGCTGGACGGGGTCAGAGTGGGTGAAGCGATAGAACCGCTGCTGCCCGAGCTGACGCCGCAGCGCGATGCCGGTTCGATTATCATTATTATGGCCACCGATGCGCCGCTGGATGCCCGGCAGTTAAAGCGGATTGCGAAGCGCGCCGGTGCCGGTCTGGGCAGGCTTGGCAGTTACTGGGGCCATGGATCCGGCGATATCGCGGTGGCCTTCTCCACCCACCGGGTGCCGCAGCCGCCGGAGGAGTCCGCGCTGGAACCGCTGTTATCCGCCGCTGCCGATGCCACGGAGCATGCGGTGCTGGATGCGCTGCTGAGCGCCGAAGCGGTCACCGGATTCCGTGGGCATCATCGCCCGGCATTAAGCGAACTATTAGATCGACTGGCTGCAGGCCCTGACGCCTGA
- a CDS encoding ABC transporter permease subunit, protein MKPTTEAAIAQTVLENSTLRSPWHDFIQNLIRNPLALVSGGFILLLVIVAVFAPWIAPWDPMAPDWMALSAPPSAAHWMGTDDLGRDVLSRIIYGARISLYVGVLSVTLGMMVGIVLGLLAGYYGRWVDMLIMRGSDVLFAFPGMLLAIAVVAILGPGLNNVIIAVAVFSVPVFARIVRASTLSLKQAAYVEAVRCAGAPDRVILIRHILPGTLSNVIVYFTMRIGTSILTAAGLSFIGLGPEPDVPEWGNILAMSRNMMMAGEWHVSVFPGLAIFITVLAFNLLGDALRDTLDPKLKG, encoded by the coding sequence ATGAAGCCAACAACCGAAGCGGCCATCGCGCAAACCGTGCTCGAGAACAGTACGCTGCGCTCGCCGTGGCACGATTTTATTCAGAACCTGATACGCAACCCGCTGGCGCTGGTGTCCGGTGGCTTTATCCTGCTGCTGGTGATTGTGGCGGTGTTTGCGCCGTGGATTGCGCCCTGGGATCCGATGGCTCCCGACTGGATGGCGCTGTCGGCACCGCCTTCTGCCGCGCACTGGATGGGCACCGACGATCTGGGTCGCGATGTGCTTAGCCGCATTATCTACGGCGCGCGCATCTCGCTGTATGTCGGCGTGCTGTCGGTCACCCTTGGGATGATGGTCGGCATCGTGCTGGGACTGCTGGCGGGCTATTACGGCCGCTGGGTGGATATGCTGATTATGCGCGGCTCTGACGTGCTGTTTGCCTTCCCAGGCATGCTGCTGGCGATTGCGGTGGTGGCGATTTTAGGTCCAGGCTTAAATAACGTCATTATCGCCGTCGCGGTGTTCAGCGTGCCGGTATTCGCCCGCATCGTGCGTGCCTCGACGCTGTCGTTAAAGCAGGCGGCCTACGTTGAAGCGGTGCGCTGTGCCGGTGCGCCGGATCGGGTGATTTTGATCCGCCATATTCTGCCGGGCACGCTGTCGAACGTGATTGTCTATTTCACCATGCGTATCGGCACCAGTATTCTGACCGCAGCCGGCCTGAGCTTTATCGGTCTTGGCCCGGAGCCGGATGTGCCGGAGTGGGGCAATATTCTGGCGATGAGCCGCAATATGATGATGGCCGGAGAGTGGCACGTCAGCGTGTTCCCCGGGCTGGCGATTTTTATTACCGTGCTGGCGTTTAACCTGTTGGGTGATGCGCTGCGCGACACCTTAGATCCGAAATTGAAAGGGTAA
- a CDS encoding ABC transporter permease yields the protein MFAYLVRRLLEMIPVLLVVSLLVFAFIKLLPGDPARIYAGPDAPIEAVEAARQHLGLNDPLPQQYLHWLGGLVKGDLGVTYRTQQPVTEVIAQGFMPTMWLALAGFAWSVLLGLIIGVISALKRGKWQDWTLMSLAVGGISMPPFWLGLLLIQFVAMPFGLFSVSGFNQPSDIILPAITLGSSVAAVMARFTRSAFLEVAQEDYVRTARAKGLRNRLVTWKHIMRNALIPVITMLGLQFGFLLGGSIVVESVFSWPGLGWLLIESIKTQDQPVIQALVMLFVFEFIVINLLVDLLYAVVNPAIRLRQEPA from the coding sequence ATGTTTGCCTATCTTGTCCGACGTTTACTGGAAATGATCCCGGTGTTGCTGGTGGTCTCCCTGTTGGTCTTTGCCTTTATTAAACTGCTGCCGGGCGATCCGGCACGAATTTATGCCGGTCCCGATGCGCCAATTGAGGCGGTCGAGGCGGCACGACAGCATTTAGGCCTCAACGATCCGCTGCCGCAGCAGTATCTGCACTGGCTGGGCGGGCTGGTGAAGGGCGACCTTGGCGTCACCTACCGCACGCAACAGCCGGTCACCGAGGTGATTGCCCAGGGCTTTATGCCGACGATGTGGCTGGCGCTGGCCGGATTTGCCTGGTCGGTATTGCTGGGGCTGATTATCGGCGTGATCTCGGCGCTGAAACGCGGGAAATGGCAGGACTGGACGCTGATGAGTCTGGCGGTGGGCGGCATATCGATGCCGCCGTTCTGGCTGGGGCTGCTGTTGATCCAGTTTGTGGCGATGCCGTTTGGCCTGTTTTCCGTCAGCGGCTTCAACCAACCCAGCGACATAATCCTGCCGGCCATTACGCTGGGATCCTCGGTGGCGGCGGTGATGGCGCGCTTCACCCGATCGGCCTTTCTGGAAGTGGCGCAGGAAGATTACGTCCGTACCGCCAGGGCGAAAGGGCTGCGTAACCGGCTGGTGACCTGGAAACATATCATGCGCAATGCGCTGATCCCGGTGATCACCATGCTCGGCTTACAGTTTGGTTTTCTGCTCGGCGGATCGATCGTGGTGGAAAGCGTCTTCAGCTGGCCGGGTCTGGGCTGGTTGCTGATCGAGTCGATCAAAACCCAGGATCAGCCGGTGATTCAGGCGCTGGTGATGCTGTTTGTCTTTGAATTTATTGTCATCAACCTGCTGGTGGACCTGCTTTACGCAGTGGTGAATCCGGCCATCCGTCTGCGTCAGGAGCCTGCATGA
- a CDS encoding glutathione ABC transporter substrate-binding protein: MKPFLRRSAVALGLSLCLAGIAQAQDLRISAYVDITGLDPHDTSDNASYSVQAGIFERLFQFDSKMKLVPWLATDYTSNADATEFTLNLRKDVIFQDGTPFDAAAVKANLDRLADQTKGLKRNSLYKMIKTVTVVSPTQVKIELNQSFGAFINTLAHPSAVMWSPTVLKQYPDEAQLRLHPTGTGPFKFVSWQPGKEVKLSKFDGYWQKGWPKVDNVFISPSPEDSTRVAALKSGQVDAIYPLPSDLINTVQSDSKLAVQRDESIYLYYMAMNTQHKSLADVRVRQAINYAINRDIWLKVAYAGMGKPATSAIPPAVQFYAKQSDPDYRYNPEKAKALLKEAGFANGLDLKLWVTNATASVRAAQFLKQQLGAVGIRVSVTPMDSGARNAKLWGVKDPKQAEFDLYYGGWSTSTGDADWALRPLFATESWVPVSYNVSYYSNPEADKAIAAALQTADPAKRAAAYAQAQTIIWKDAPIAFLGSPDNLVGKKKNLTGVSMLADGSFLFDQAEFH, translated from the coding sequence ATGAAGCCGTTTTTACGTCGTTCTGCCGTCGCCCTTGGGCTGTCACTGTGTCTGGCGGGCATCGCCCAGGCGCAGGACCTGCGGATTTCCGCCTATGTCGATATCACCGGTCTTGATCCGCACGATACCTCCGACAACGCCAGCTATTCGGTACAGGCGGGGATCTTTGAACGCCTGTTCCAGTTCGACAGCAAAATGAAGCTGGTGCCGTGGCTGGCGACCGATTACACCAGCAACGCGGACGCCACCGAATTCACGCTCAATCTGCGTAAAGACGTCATCTTCCAGGACGGCACGCCGTTTGATGCCGCGGCGGTAAAAGCCAACCTCGACAGGCTGGCCGACCAGACCAAAGGTCTGAAGCGTAACAGCCTGTATAAGATGATTAAAACCGTCACCGTCGTTTCGCCAACCCAGGTCAAAATCGAACTGAACCAGTCGTTTGGCGCCTTTATCAACACCCTCGCACACCCGTCGGCGGTGATGTGGAGCCCGACCGTGCTGAAGCAGTACCCGGACGAAGCGCAGCTGCGCCTGCATCCCACCGGCACCGGCCCGTTCAAATTTGTCAGCTGGCAGCCGGGAAAAGAGGTCAAGCTGAGCAAGTTTGACGGTTACTGGCAGAAAGGCTGGCCGAAGGTCGATAACGTCTTCATTTCGCCAAGTCCGGAAGACTCCACCCGCGTTGCGGCGCTGAAGTCCGGCCAGGTGGATGCGATCTATCCGCTGCCTTCCGACCTGATCAACACCGTGCAGAGCGACAGCAAGCTGGCGGTTCAGCGCGATGAAAGTATCTACCTTTACTACATGGCGATGAACACCCAGCATAAATCGCTGGCCGATGTGCGGGTGCGTCAGGCCATCAACTACGCCATTAACCGCGATATCTGGCTGAAAGTGGCCTATGCGGGCATGGGCAAACCGGCCACCTCGGCGATCCCGCCGGCGGTGCAGTTCTACGCCAAACAGAGCGATCCGGATTACCGCTACAACCCGGAAAAAGCCAAAGCCTTGCTGAAAGAGGCGGGCTTCGCCAACGGTCTGGACCTCAAGCTGTGGGTGACCAACGCCACCGCCAGCGTGCGTGCTGCGCAGTTCCTTAAGCAGCAGCTGGGTGCGGTCGGCATTCGCGTCTCGGTGACGCCAATGGATTCCGGCGCGCGTAACGCCAAACTGTGGGGCGTGAAGGATCCGAAGCAGGCCGAATTCGATCTCTATTACGGCGGCTGGTCGACCTCCACCGGTGATGCGGACTGGGCCTTACGTCCGCTGTTCGCCACCGAATCCTGGGTACCGGTGTCGTATAACGTCTCTTACTACAGCAACCCGGAAGCGGATAAAGCCATTGCGGCAGCGCTGCAAACGGCCGATCCGGCGAAGCGTGCGGCGGCTTATGCCCAGGCACAGACCATCATCTGGAAAGATGCGCCCATCGCCTTCCTCGGCTCGCCAGATAACCTGGTCGGCAAGAAAAAGAACCTGACCGGCGTGTCGATGCTGGCCGACGGCTCGTTCCTGTTCGATCAGGCGGAGTTCCATTAA